The region TCGGTCACTTCGCACAGCAAGCGCAGATCAACGTCGCGTATTGCAACTGGAAAGACAACGAAAACGCCGCCGCGGACCAGGCGATCGACCGCTTCATCCAGCTGCACCCGGATCACCCGGACATCGCCTACGCGTACTACCTGAAGGGCATGATCCACTTCAATGACGACCTCGGTCTGTTCGGCCGCTTCTCCGGCCAGGACATGAGCGAGCGCGATCCGAAGTCGCTGCGCGAGTCGTATGACGCGTTCAAGGTCGTGGTCGACCGGTATCCGAACAGCAAGTACGCGCCGGACGCCGCGCAACGCATGCGTTACATCGTGAACGCGCTGGCGTCGCACGAAGTCCACGCGGCGGACTACTACTACCGCCGTGGCGCCTATGTCGCCGCGATCAACCGCGCGCAACTGGCATTGAAGGAATACAAGAACGCACCGGCGATCGAAGACGCACTGCACATCATGATGCTGTCGTACGAGAAGCTGAATCAGCCGCAACTGGCTGACGACACCAAGCGCGTGCTGGCCGGCACCTTCCCCGACAGCCCGTATATCACTGGGCATGCAAGGCCGGGTAAGGAAAAGTCGTGGTGGCAGTTCTAAGTCACGCAACGCTCTGAAAACAAAAACGCCACGACTTCGGTCGTGGCGTTTCTGTTTGTGCAGACTGAGTGTGCAGATAGCGCTTTGGCTTGAAGCCCCTCGCTTCAAGCCCGCTCGAACAATGCAATCGACTCCACATGCGACGTGTGCGGGAACATGTTCACCACGCCCGCCCCCACCAGCCGATAGCCTGCCTCGTGAACCAGCAGACCGGCATCGCGTGCGAGCGTCGCCGGATTGCACGACACGTAGACGATCCGCGTGGGCAGCGGTCCATTGCCGCTCTGCGCGATCTCGGCCAGCGCCTTCGCCACCGCCAGCGCGCCTTCGCGCGGCGGGTCGACGAGGAATTTGTCGAAGTGGCCGAGCGCGCGCATGTCGTCGGCGGTGACTTCGAACAGATTGCGGCACGCAAACGACGTGTGCCCCGCGACGCCGTTCAGCTCAGCATTGGCCAGTGCGCGCGAGGTCAGCACGTCGCTGCCTTCAATGCCAACCACTTCCTTCGAAATTCGCGCGAGGGGCAGCGTGAAGTTACCGATCCCGCAGAACAGGTCGAGCACGCGATCCGTACGCGCCGGCGCCAGCAGACGCAGCGCGCGGCTCACCAGCACGCGGTTGATCTGGTGGTTCACCTGGGTGAAATCGGTCGGCTTGAACGGCATCCGAATGTTGTATTCCGGCAGCGTGTAGTCGAGCTGCACGTCGAGCGGATAGAACGGCGTAACCGTATCCGGGCCGCCCGGCTGCAACCAGAACTGCACCTTGTGCTCGTCGGCGAACTCGCGCAGCACCTGTTCGTCGGCTTCCGTGATCGGTTCCAGATTGCGCACCACCAGCGCCGTGACCGACGAGCCGACCGCGAGTTCGAGCTGCGGCATGCGATCGTAGATCGACAGCTTTCGGACCATGAAGCGCAACGGCATCAGCATTGCCGACACATGCGGCGGCAACACCTCGCAGGTCTTCATATCGGCGATGTAGCTGCTTTTCTTCTCGTGAAAACCAATGCGCATGCCACCTTTTTCCGGCAGGTAGCGCACCGCCAGACGCGCGCGATACCGGTATCCCCACGCCGGCCCGTGAATCGGCCGGAACACGGTCTCCGGACGTAGCTTCGCAAGATGTTGGAGATTGTCTTCGAGTACGCGCTGCTTGACCGCCACCTGTGCGCGGATGTCGAGATGCTGCATTGAACAGCCGCCACAGATGCTGAAGTACGTGCATTTGGGCGTGGTGCGGATCACGCTTTCGCGCAGCACCTCGACGACCTCAGCCTGCTCGAATTTCGGCTTGCTGCGGTGAGTCGAGTAGCTGACGCGCTCACCGGGCAATGCGCCTTCGACGAAAATAACCTTGCCCGGCGTGCCGTCTTCGCTCTCGATACGGCCGACGCCGCGCGCTTCCATATCGAGCGAGACAATTTCGATGATCGGCTCATGGCCGGTAACAACGGGTGCTCGCACCGGAGCGGGCGCCTTCTGGCGCTTCGGCGAGCGACGATGGGGGGCAGTTCGGGACACCTGCAACTTCCTGACAAACTTGGGGGAAAGGCGAGATTGTAGACGAACCTCCGCTCTTGCCAACGATTTGGCGCGGCCGCAATCGCCAAAGCGTGTGCTGAGCGCCTCGCTCCCAGTTAGCGTACGGCGAACCGCTTCGCCGTAACCCTAGTTATCGAACGCGGCCAGATACTCGGCCCATTGTGGCGCCGCTTCCAGCGCAAGCGCGTTTTTAACCAGCATGATCTCGTCAGCATACTCTTCGGCGGAAAACGCGCCGCGGATCAACTGGAAGCGGCAATACAGCAGATACGTATTGACGACGTCGGTCTCGCAATAATTACGGATTTCCTCGATGCGGCCTTCCTGATACGCGTGCCACACCTGGCTGCCGTCCATGCCCATCTTGCCGGGAAAGCCGCACATCTTGGCGAGCGCGTCGAGCGGCGCATTGGCGCGCGCCTGATACATCGCCAGTACGTCCATCAGATCCGTGTGACGCGCGTGGTAGCGGCTGATGTAGTTGTTCCACTTGAACTCGCGATCGTCCTCACCGAGATCCCAGAAACGGGAGGCCGGAATGCCGTTGACCAGCGCACGGTAATTCAGCACCGGCAAGTCGAAACCGCCGCCGTTCCACGACACCAGTTGCGGCGTGTACTTCTCGATCACGCGATAAAACGACTGCACCAGCGCGGCCTCACCGTCTTCCAGCGTGCCGAGCGAGCGCACCCGGAAACCGTTGTTGTCGCGAAATACGCAGGAAATCGCCGCGATCCGTTGCAGGTGGTGCGGCAGGAAATCGCTGCCGGTCTTCTCGCGGCGCGCGGCAAACGCGTGCTCGGCGACTTCGGCGTCGCTCAGCGTGGCGGGCAAATCTTCGAGGCGGCGAATGCCGGCGACATCGGGAATCGTCTCGATGTCGAAAACCAGGATCGGTGTCATTGAATTAGAGAACGGCGTCCTTGCGCACACCGTTAGAGGCGAAGAAGCGCTTCAACCGCACCAGCGCTTCCTGCTGGATCTGGCGCACACGCTCGCGCGTGAGGCCCATTTCATCGGCCAGCTCTTCGAGCGTGGCCGGCTCGATATGGTTCAACCCGAACCGGCGCTCGATCACATGACGATGCTTATCCGACAGCCGCGCGAGCCAGGCGCGCGTCAGCGTTTCCAGCTCGCGGTGCTGCACCTCGGCATCCGGCGACTGGCTCTGATCGTCGGACAGCAGATCGAGCAGGCTGCTCGCCGGGTCCAGGTCGAGCGGCGCGTCGAGCGATGCGGTGTGCTCGTTCAGCGCGAGGATGTCGGTCACTTCGTCGGTGGTCTTGCCGGTCAGATAGGCAATGTCGTCGATGCTGGCGTCCCGGCGCTCGGCCGCTTCGCCCGAATTCATCGAATTTTTTTCCAGGTGGCGCTTGGCGCGCAGCACCTGGTTCAGTTCGCGGATCACATGCACTGGCAGACGCACGGTGCGCGCCTGGTTCATGATCGCGCGCTCGATGCTCTGACGAATCCACCACGTGGCATACGTCGAAAAACGGAAGCCGCGTGTGGGATCGAATTTCTCGATCGCGTGCATCAGGCCGAGGTTGCCCTCTTCAATCAGATCGAGCAGCGGCACGCCGCGATTGAGGTAGCCCTTCGCGATACTGACCACGAGCCGCAAATTACGCTCGATCATCACCTGCCTCGCCTCGAACTCGCCCGCCTTGGCGAGGCGCGAATACTTCTGCTCTTCTTCGACAGTCAGAAGCGGCTTGACGCTGATGCGGTTCAGGTAGTGCTGAATCGTATCGGCCGTCAACTCGGCTTGCAACAGCGCGCGGAAATCGTCCGCGTCCGGCACGGCTTCGCCCACGCTTTCGCGCGTGTCACCGGCTTCTTCCGCACTGCCCTGGCGTTCGTCGAGATCGCGCTCTTCCACGATCTCTTCTTCGACTTCCGAAGCGCCGCCTTCCTCCACCAACGCGGACGTGGCACGGCTGATCGTCTCAGACTCGGCTTGCTGCGGACGGCGCTTCGATTTCGGCATGGTCGTATCGCTTATTGCGGCGGCAAGTACTTCAGTGGGTCGACAGGTTTACCCTGCCGGCGAACTTCGAAATGCAACATCACGCGGTCGGCATCGCTATTGCCCATCTCAGCGATCTTCTGCCCTTTGGTCACCGCATCCCCCTCTTTTACCATCAAAGCACGGTTGTGTGCATACGCGGTGAGATAAGTTGCGTCATGTTTGATGATAATGAGATTGCCGTAACCACGCAGCCCATTTCCGGCATAAACCACGCGGCCATCCGCCGAAGCCTTGACCGTGTCGCCCGACGCGCCGCCGATATTGACGCCCTTGTTGGTCGAGTCGTTGAAGGTGCCGAGCAACGGACCACGCACCGGCCAGGCGAACGCGACGTTGCCGGACGCGCCGGCCGTCGAGTCGCTCGCGGCGCCTGCGTTGGCCGGCGGCGTCAGCGAAGCGGTATTCGAACCTGAACCATATATAGGCGGCGCTGCTGCGACGCCTGCCGCTGCGCCCGTCGACGGCGCCGCGCTGTTGAGCGGCGCACTCTGCACCGCGCCGCCGCCGATCGGCGCGGTCGCGACGCCCGGCGTCAGTGCGGCAGTGTTAGCGCCCGGCGGCACCACGCGCAGCAACTGATCGACTTCGATCTGGTTCGGGTTGGTGAGATTGTTCCACGCCGAAATATCGCGGTAGTTCTGGCCGTTCTCGAGCGCAATCCGATACAGCGTATCGCCCGGCTTCACACGGTAGTAACCGGGCGGCGGCGGTCCAAGCGGCACGGCCGGCTGCTGCGCCGCTTGCGTGCTGAGCGTGCCGCCACCAGAGCGATCGACGACGGGTGCCTGATCGAGCCGGGAAGCACAGGCCGTCATCAACAGGGACAAGGCGAGCACGCACACGCTACGCTGGGTTACGGTCATAGGGGCATTCATTCTGGCTCTTTGCATCGCGCGCAACATACTCATCGGTGTCAAATCACTCCGGATTTTAAGGGTACAAAGAAAACGCGATCAAGCCGCGACTCGCGCCATTGCGCGGGTCCGAGGCGCTCGACCAGAGTCAGCACCTGGTTCTGGCCGTCCTGCGAGCCGACCGGCGCGACCAGACGGCCGCCGATCGCGAGTTGTTCAAGTAATGCTTGCGGTACGTCGAGCCCGGCCGCGGCGATCACGATCGCATCGAACGGCGCCGCCGACGGCAGCCCAAGGCGACCATCGCCATAGTGCAGCCGGATGTTCGGAATACGCAGCGGACGCAAGTTCGTCTTCGCGCGTTCGGACAGCGGTTTGATGCGTTCGATCGAATAGACGTCCCGTGCGACCTGGCTCAGCACCGCCGCCTGATAACCGCAACCGGTGCCGATTTCGAGCACGTTGTTCAGCGCGCGACCCGCCGCGGCCAGCTCGATCATCCGGGCCACTACCGAAGGCTTGGAAATCGTCTGGTGATGACCGATCGGCAACGCGGCATCTTCATAGGCCTGGGCCGCGAGGCCCGGGTCGACGAACATGTGGCGCGGCACCACCGACATCGCATTCAACACGCGCTGATCGGTCACGCCATTCGCTCGCAGGCGTTCGACCATCCGTTCGCGAACCCGTTCCGAAGTCAGCGCCAACGCGCCGTTCAAAGCGACGTTCGGTGCGGCAGCGCGCTCGCTGGATCTGGCAACGGGCTTGCCCGGCGACGCCGATTTGGGCGCGGCGCGCGCAGTCAATGTCGGCGCGGCGGTTTTCGCCTGGGGTTTGGGTTGTGGCTGGGCCTGGGGTTTGGGTTGTGGCTGGGCCTGGGGTTTGGGTTGTGGCTGGGCCTGGGGCTTAACTTGGGTCGTTAGCTGGGCTGCTGCCGGGGTTTTTACCTGGGGCTTCGCTTGCGGCTGAGCCTGCGCTCTAGTCTGCAGCTTCGCCTGAGGTTTTGTTTGAGGCTTGACCACGGAGCCGGACGGCGAGCTCTTCGCCGGTTGCTGGCGTGCATTCAGCGCCGCGCTCGCGGCGAGTGCCGCCGCGCGCACGTCGCCCGGACGCCCTTCGGGCCGGCGCGGTTCGCGCACCAGGTCCTCGAGGCCGAGCGGAAAGCGCTTTGCGCGCTCGCCAGTCATGAAGCGTCGCTGCCGGCACGCGCCCAATCGCGCGCAGCGGGCAGCATTTGCGTGTGGGTCAGGTCGAGCTGCAACGGCGTGATCGACACATGGCCGTTGGCGACGGCGTGAAAATCGGTGCCTTCGCTGGCGTCGCGCGCGCTGCCCGAGGGGCCGATCCAGTAGATCGGTTCGCCGCGCGGGTTGGTCTGGCGGATCACCGGCTGCGAAGGATGGCGCTTGCCCAGGCGCGTGATCTGCCAGCCGCCGAGCTGCTCGTATGGCAGGTTCGGAATATTGACGTTCAGCAACGGATGCCCCGGCAGCGGATGGTCGAGGTAATGCGCAACGATTTCCGCCGCAACGCGAGCCGCATCTTCGAGATGCACCCAGTCCTTGTCGACCAGCGAGAACGCGATGGCGGGCACGCCAAACATGATGCCTTCGGTGGCGGCGGCCACGGTGCCCGAATAGAGCGTGTCCTCGCCCATGTTCTGGCCGTTGTTGATGCCCGATACGACGAGGTCCGGCGTGTGGTCCAGCATGCCGGTCAGCGCGATGTGCACCGAATCGGTGGGCGTGCCGTTCACATAATAGAAACCGTTCGCCGAGCGCAGCACCGAGAGCGGCCGCGACAGCGTCAATGAATTCGACGCGCCGCTGCAGTTCTGCTCGGGGGCCATCACGGTGACGTCCGCGATCGGCTTGAGCGCTTCGTAAAGCGCGGCAAGACCAGGCGCCAGATAACCGTCGTCATTGCTGATTAGGATTCGCATGCGGCGATTGTAACCGAGGAAAGAAGACGCGCGAACGACACGGCGGGTGGCGCGTGCGGCGCACACGTCGAGCACCCGGCGGGTCAGTATCGGAGACGCAAGAAACAATAAAAACGCACGGTCGTGCGACTTGCTTTACACTCAGAATATTTGCGACGCCCCGAGGGAAGTCCCCTTGGGAGACCCTGATCGATATGGAGACACGATGCGCGCGATTCGCTGCAATCAGTACGGGCCACCGGAGAGCCTGGTCGTCGAAAATCTGCCGGACCTCGAGCCGCCGCCCGGTCACGTCGTGATCGACGTCAAAGCCGCGGCCGTCAATTTTCCCGATGTGTTGATCATCGAGAACAAATACCAGTTCAAACCACCCCTGCCCTTTACGCCTGGCTCCGAAGTCGCGGGCGTCGTGCGCGCGGTCGGCGCGGATGTCACCCAGTTCAAGCCGGGTTCGCGCGTGGTCGCGTTCACCGGCTCGGGCGGGTTTGCCGAGCAGGCGGTGGCGCCCGCTGCGGCGTGCGTGCCGCTTGCCGACGGCGTCGAATTCGAACTGGCTGCGGCGTTCACGCTGGCCTATGGCACGTCGCACCATGCGGTGGTCGATCGCGGCGCACTGAAGGCTGGCGACACGATGCTGGTTTTAGGCGCGGCAGGCGGCGTTGGTTTAGCGGCAGTCGAAATCGGCAAGGCGCTCGGCGCGCGCGTGATCGCGGCGGCATCGAGCGACGAAAAACTCGCCATCTGTGTGAAGCACGGCGCCGACGCCACCATCAACTACAGCACCGAAGACCTGCGCGAACGCATCAAGGCGCTCACCGACGGCAAAGGTCCGGACGTGATCTACGACCCGGTTGGCGGCGTGTATGCGGAACCGGCGTTTCGCAGCATCGGCTGGCGTGGGCGCTATCTGGTGGTGGGCTTCGCCAACGGCGAGATTCCGAGGCTGCCGCTCAATCTGACGCTGCTCAAAGGTGCGAGCATCGTCGGCGTGTTCTGGGGCGACTTCGCGAAGCGCGAGCCGCAACACAATCACGCCGCGTTCGAGCAGATGGTCGGCTGGATCGGCGAAGGCAAGCTCAAGCCGTATGTGTCGGCGCGCTATTCGCTCGAAGACACCGGCCGCGCCTTGCGCGATATGGCGGAGCGCCGGGTGATCGGCAAGGTGGTGATTACGCCTTAGCCGCGGCACGCTCACGAAGCGCTTGCGGAAGCGTCAAATGAAAAAGCGCGCGGTTATCGGACCGCGCGCTTTTTTCTGGGCCATAGGCTTGCGTTAGAGCTTCTCCGTCTCACCCGTTTTCGGCTGCCATTTCATCAAACGCCGTTCGCCGATGCCGACGATGCCGTCGAGAATCAGCGCGAACGCGGTCAGCACCAGAATCCCGGCGAACACGGTATTGATATCGAACGTGCCTTCGGCCTGCAAAATCAGATAACCGACGCCGCGCGCCGAGCCGAGGTACTCGCCGACCACCGAGCCGACGAACGCCAGCCCCACCGAGGTATGCAAGCTCGAAAACACCCAGCTCATCGCGCTCGGCAGATACACGAAGCGCAGCAACTGCTTGCGGTTCGCGCCGAGCATGCGCGCGTTGGCGAGCACGACTGGGCTGACTTCCTTCACGCCCTGATAGACATTGAAGAACACAATAAAGAACACCAGCGTGACGCCCAGCGCGACCTTCGACCAGATCCCCAAGCCAAACCACACCCCGAAGATCGGCGCGAGAATCACACGCGGCATCGAGTTGGCAGCCTTGATATACGGGTCGAACAGCGCACTCGCGAGCGGCGACAGCGCGAGCCACAGGCCGACGCCCAGCCCCAGCGCGGTACCGAGCGCAAACGCCAGCACGGTTTCGACCAACGTGATCCACAGATGCAGATAGATCTCGCCGCCCGCGAACCATTCCCAGATTCGCTGCAGTACCTTCTGCGGCTCGCCGAAGAAGAACGCGGCTTTATTCGGATCGTCGAAATAGAACGCCGGCAGCAGCGTCGGACTGGTCAGCACGTACCAGAGCACGAAGCACAGCACGAGCAGCAGCCACTGCCAGATCACCAGGTTCGCCCGGTTCGGGCGCAACGTCTTCCACATGGGTCGATTGCCTTACACGGTTAATGGACTCAACTGCAAGACTCAACTGCAAGACGCAACTGCGGCCACAACCCTGCGGACGCAGTTAGACGGCCGTGAGTTGCTGCTGATAGCCCTTGAGCACTTCATCGCGCAACACGCTCCAGATTTGCGCGTGCAATTCGACGAAACGCGGATGCGCGCGAATTTCGGCGACGTCGCGCGGACGCGGCAAGTCGATCGTGAATTCGCCGATCGGATGCGTGCCCGGCCCGGCAGAGAGCACCACCACGCGATCGGACATCGCAATCGCCTCATCCAGATCGTGCGTGATGAACAGCACCGCTTTGCGTTTGGCCGCCCACAAGTCGAGCAATTCGTTTTCCATCAACTGACGCGTCTGGATATCGAGCGCGGAAAACGGCTCGTCCATCAGGATGATGTCGGGGTCGAGAATCAGCGTCTGCGCCATCGCGACGCGCTTGCGCATACCGCCGGACAGTTGATGCGGATAGCGGTCGCCGAAACCGCCGAGGCCGACACGTTTGAGCCACTCGTCAGCTTTGCCGCGCGCTTCCGCCGGCGGTGCGCCCTGGAATGCGAGGCCGGCCACCACGTTGTCGATCGCCGAGCGCCATGGCATGAGCGCATCGGCCTGGAACATGTAGCCGGCACGCCGGTTGATGCCTTTGAGCGGCTCGCCGAACACGTTGACCGTGCCTGAGGACGGGTCCAGCAAGCCAGCGCCGACATTCAGCAGGGTCGACTTGCCGCAGCCGGTCGGGCCGACGACGGAGACGAATTCGCCCGGCGCGATCCGCAAGGTGGTGTCCTTGACCGCCGTGTAGCGCTGCGCGCGGTTATCGCGCGCGGCAAACGTGCAGGTGATGTTCTCGAGCGCCAGCGCGGCAACGGTCATCGTTCGACTCGCTTCGAAGATCGGTTTCGGTTTGTCTGAGTTTGCCTGTTGTCGTGGCTGCGGTGATCAAGGCGGCGCGGCCGCTCTTGACCCGGCCTTCGACCCGGCAGGCATACACTACGCCTTGACGGTGGCCAGCGCTTTCTTGACGAAGTCGTTGGTCCACGCCTTCGACAGATCGATCGGCTTGCCCTGCACCGCCGGGTCGAATGCCTGCAAAGTTTTCAGCGAGGTAGCCGGGCCGTCGGCGGGCATCAGGCCATCCGGCGACATCGCCTCCTTCACGTGCTGCCATGCGTCCAGATACACCGCGCGGTCGCCGAGCAGATAGCCTTCCGGCACCGTGTTGATCAGCTCGCTGCCGGTGGCCGTTTGCAGCCATTTGAGCGCACGCACCATCGCGTTGGTCAGCGCCTGGGTGGTGTTCGGATTCTTCGTGATGAAGCTCTGCGACGCGTACAGGCACCCTGCCGGCATGTCGCCGCCGAACACGCTGCGCGTATCGGCCAGCGTACGCGTGTCCGACACGATGCGAATGTCGCCGGTCCGCTCGAGCTTGGTCATGACGGGGTCGAGATTGGCGATCGCGTCGATCTGGCCCGACTGCAGTGCGGCGATCGCGCCCGCGCCTGCGCCTACCCCGATGAACGCAACGTCTTTCGCGGTCAGCCCGGCTTTCGCCAGCACAAAGCTCGCCATGATCGCGGTCGACGAACCCGGCGCGGTCACGCCGATTTTCTTGCCCTTCAGATCGGCGATCGACTTGTAGTTCGGCAGCGCCTTCTTCGACACGGCGAGCACGATCTGCGGCGCGCGTCCTTGCAGCACGAATTCGCGGAACAACTGCTTCTGCGCTTGCAGCAGCAAGGTGTGTTCGAACGCACCGGAGACCACATCCGCGCTGCCGCCGACTGCCGCCTTCAGCGCTTGCGAGCCGCCGGCGAAATCGGAGATTTCGACTTCAAGTCCTTCGTCCTTGAAGTAATTGCGGCGCTCGGCAATGGTGAGCGGCAAGTAATAGAACAGATTCTTGCCGCCGACGGCGATCGCCACCTTCGCGGTTTCGGGTTTGCCCTGCGCGAAAGCGAGCGGGCTAGCGGTGAAAGTGGCGCCCGCGAGCGCTGCAGTTCCAGCAAGGAAGGTTCTGCGTTGCATGGTCCGTAGTCTCCGACTTTTGTTGTCCGGCTTTTTTGTCTTTTGCCGCGGCGCTCGTGGGCACCGCGTTTGCGTCTGTTTGCGTCTCTGCGGTGCGGTGCGCGGGAAACAGTCGTGAATCATGCACGGCGCAAGTTCCCGAACCGCGCGTGCTCTCAGACTATCTGTTGCGCATGCAACCGTGCAATGTGGTCTGCATCATAACCTAGCGATTGCAGGACTTCATCGGTATGTTCACCCAGTTCCGGGCCGAGCCAGCGGGTTTCGCCGGGCGTTTCCGAAAGCTTCGGCGTGACCGACGGCAGCGCGATTTCCTGACCGTCCTGCCATTTGAAGCGCTGGATCATCTGACGCGCCATAAACTGCGGATCGGTGAACATGTCCGCGACGCTATAGATGCGGCCGACCGGCACGTCGGCGGCATTCAGCACGGCGAGCGCTTCGTCGATGGTGCGCGTGGCGAGCCACGCGGCAATCGCGCCGTCGATTTCCTGGGTACGCGGCACGCGGCCGTCGTTGTGCGCCAACGCGGGATCGTTCGCCAGATCTTCACGCTCGATTGCCAGCATCAGCCGCTTGAAAATCGGATCGCTATTGCCGCCGATCACGATGCTGCCGTCGCGGCACGGATAGGTGTTCGACGGCACGATGCCCGGCAGCGACGCGCCGGTGCGCTCACGCACCATGCCATACACGCCGTATTCGGGCACCACGCTTTCCATCATGTTGAACACGGCCTCGTACAACGCGACGTCGACGACCTGCCCCTTGCCGCCGTTCACCTGCTTGTGATGCAGCGCCATCAACGCGCCGATCACGCCATGCAGCGCCGCGATCGAGTCGCCGATCGAAATGCCGATGCGCGGCGGCGGCAAATCCGGATATCCAGTGATGTGGCGCAAGCCGCCCATCGATTCGGCAATCGCGCCGAAGCCGGGCCGGTCGCGATACGGCCCGGTCTGGCCGTAGCCGGACAGACGCACCATCACGAGCCCGGGATTCTCCGCGGACAAAACGTCATAGCCGAGCCCGAGCTTCTCGAGCAAACCCGGCCGGAAATTTTCGACGACGATATCGGCTTCTTTCGCGAGACGCCGCACGATCTCCTTACCCTCTTCGGCTTTCAGATTGATCGTGACGGATTTCTTGTTACGCGCCTGCACGGCCCACCACAGCGACGTGCCGCCGACTTCCGGATAGAGCTTGCGCCATTTGCGCAGCGGATCGCCGCCTTTGGGATCTTCGATCTTGATGACGTCGGCGCCGAATTCGCCGAGAAAGCGCGCGGCGAACGGGCCGGCGATCAGCGTGCCAAGTTCGAGCACCTTGACGCCTGCGAGCGGGCCTTTGGGCACGGCTGCAGTTGCGCTTGGGTCGGGGGTGGCGCTCATGTGTCTCCTTTCTTCTGTTCTGGCGGCGCCGCGCAGGGCCGCGTGCAGTTCGTCGACGCGGCGAGCGCGGCAAGCGCTTCGCGCTACATCGAGCGCCGGTCGAGCATCGCGCGGGCGATCGTGCCGGCGTCGACGTATTCGAGTTCGCCGCCCACCGGCACGCCGCGCGCGAGGCGCGTCACGGCAAGCCCGCGTGCCTTGAGCGTCTGCCCGAGGTAATGCGCGGTGGCCTCGCCTTCGTTGGTGAAATTGGTTGCAAGCACGACTTCCTTGACGACGCCATCCGACGCGCGCTTCACGAGCCGGTCGAAGTGGATCTCCTTCGGGCCGATGCCGTCGAGCGGACTGAGCCGCCCCATCAGCACGAAATAGAGGCCGCGATAGGTCATCGTCTGTTCGAGCATGATCTGGTCGGCAGGCGTCTCGACGACGCACAGCAGCGTAGGATCGCGCTCAGGATCGAGGCAGACCTCGCAGATCTGCGCTTCGGTAAAGGTGTTGCACTTCTCGCAGTGCTGCAGATGCTCAGTCGCGAACAGCAGCGAGCGGCCGAGCTTTTCGGCGCCGTCGCGGTCGTGCTGCATCAGGTGGTACGCCA is a window of Paraburkholderia sp. IMGN_8 DNA encoding:
- a CDS encoding outer membrane protein assembly factor BamD; the encoded protein is MRALNTITKAAINLAAIKKAARKVAGYIACAAAVAIVAACHGLPEKTDETATWNNNKLYTEANDALSGGDFGKCAKYFEMLEGRDPFGHFAQQAQINVAYCNWKDNENAAADQAIDRFIQLHPDHPDIAYAYYLKGMIHFNDDLGLFGRFSGQDMSERDPKSLRESYDAFKVVVDRYPNSKYAPDAAQRMRYIVNALASHEVHAADYYYRRGAYVAAINRAQLALKEYKNAPAIEDALHIMMLSYEKLNQPQLADDTKRVLAGTFPDSPYITGHARPGKEKSWWQF
- the rlmD gene encoding 23S rRNA (uracil(1939)-C(5))-methyltransferase RlmD, which translates into the protein MSRTAPHRRSPKRQKAPAPVRAPVVTGHEPIIEIVSLDMEARGVGRIESEDGTPGKVIFVEGALPGERVSYSTHRSKPKFEQAEVVEVLRESVIRTTPKCTYFSICGGCSMQHLDIRAQVAVKQRVLEDNLQHLAKLRPETVFRPIHGPAWGYRYRARLAVRYLPEKGGMRIGFHEKKSSYIADMKTCEVLPPHVSAMLMPLRFMVRKLSIYDRMPQLELAVGSSVTALVVRNLEPITEADEQVLREFADEHKVQFWLQPGGPDTVTPFYPLDVQLDYTLPEYNIRMPFKPTDFTQVNHQINRVLVSRALRLLAPARTDRVLDLFCGIGNFTLPLARISKEVVGIEGSDVLTSRALANAELNGVAGHTSFACRNLFEVTADDMRALGHFDKFLVDPPREGALAVAKALAEIAQSGNGPLPTRIVYVSCNPATLARDAGLLVHEAGYRLVGAGVVNMFPHTSHVESIALFERA
- a CDS encoding 3'-5' exonuclease; the protein is MTPILVFDIETIPDVAGIRRLEDLPATLSDAEVAEHAFAARREKTGSDFLPHHLQRIAAISCVFRDNNGFRVRSLGTLEDGEAALVQSFYRVIEKYTPQLVSWNGGGFDLPVLNYRALVNGIPASRFWDLGEDDREFKWNNYISRYHARHTDLMDVLAMYQARANAPLDALAKMCGFPGKMGMDGSQVWHAYQEGRIEEIRNYCETDVVNTYLLYCRFQLIRGAFSAEEYADEIMLVKNALALEAAPQWAEYLAAFDN
- the rpoS gene encoding RNA polymerase sigma factor RpoS, whose amino-acid sequence is MPKSKRRPQQAESETISRATSALVEEGGASEVEEEIVEERDLDERQGSAEEAGDTRESVGEAVPDADDFRALLQAELTADTIQHYLNRISVKPLLTVEEEQKYSRLAKAGEFEARQVMIERNLRLVVSIAKGYLNRGVPLLDLIEEGNLGLMHAIEKFDPTRGFRFSTYATWWIRQSIERAIMNQARTVRLPVHVIRELNQVLRAKRHLEKNSMNSGEAAERRDASIDDIAYLTGKTTDEVTDILALNEHTASLDAPLDLDPASSLLDLLSDDQSQSPDAEVQHRELETLTRAWLARLSDKHRHVIERRFGLNHIEPATLEELADEMGLTRERVRQIQQEALVRLKRFFASNGVRKDAVL
- a CDS encoding peptidoglycan DD-metalloendopeptidase family protein, with amino-acid sequence MSMLRAMQRARMNAPMTVTQRSVCVLALSLLMTACASRLDQAPVVDRSGGGTLSTQAAQQPAVPLGPPPPGYYRVKPGDTLYRIALENGQNYRDISAWNNLTNPNQIEVDQLLRVVPPGANTAALTPGVATAPIGGGAVQSAPLNSAAPSTGAAAGVAAAPPIYGSGSNTASLTPPANAGAASDSTAGASGNVAFAWPVRGPLLGTFNDSTNKGVNIGGASGDTVKASADGRVVYAGNGLRGYGNLIIIKHDATYLTAYAHNRALMVKEGDAVTKGQKIAEMGNSDADRVMLHFEVRRQGKPVDPLKYLPPQ
- a CDS encoding protein-L-isoaspartate(D-aspartate) O-methyltransferase yields the protein MTGERAKRFPLGLEDLVREPRRPEGRPGDVRAAALAASAALNARQQPAKSSPSGSVVKPQTKPQAKLQTRAQAQPQAKPQVKTPAAAQLTTQVKPQAQPQPKPQAQPQPKPQAQPQPKPQAKTAAPTLTARAAPKSASPGKPVARSSERAAAPNVALNGALALTSERVRERMVERLRANGVTDQRVLNAMSVVPRHMFVDPGLAAQAYEDAALPIGHHQTISKPSVVARMIELAAAGRALNNVLEIGTGCGYQAAVLSQVARDVYSIERIKPLSERAKTNLRPLRIPNIRLHYGDGRLGLPSAAPFDAIVIAAAGLDVPQALLEQLAIGGRLVAPVGSQDGQNQVLTLVERLGPAQWRESRLDRVFFVPLKSGVI
- the surE gene encoding 5'/3'-nucleotidase SurE, giving the protein MRILISNDDGYLAPGLAALYEALKPIADVTVMAPEQNCSGASNSLTLSRPLSVLRSANGFYYVNGTPTDSVHIALTGMLDHTPDLVVSGINNGQNMGEDTLYSGTVAAATEGIMFGVPAIAFSLVDKDWVHLEDAARVAAEIVAHYLDHPLPGHPLLNVNIPNLPYEQLGGWQITRLGKRHPSQPVIRQTNPRGEPIYWIGPSGSARDASEGTDFHAVANGHVSITPLQLDLTHTQMLPAARDWARAGSDAS